CTCCATTGAGTGTTGCTTTGAACAAAGGCATAGGAATGGATTTATTGATCAACATCCTACTTACTATCCTTGGTGTTATTCCTGGAATCATCCACGCCTTTTACGTAACCAGTAGATAAAATAACAAGCGGAATTCTGAATTAATAAGTAATTTTAGAATTCCGCTAACATTTTGAGCTAAATAATCAGCTAATTTTATCAAAAAGGTAAAAGATGAAGAGAATTACTATTATTTTGAACATTCTGGCTCCTCCTTTAAGCATTGCTCGTAAAAAAGGAATCACGAGTGATGTAGGTGTGAACATTCTATTGACGCTGTTATTTATTGTCCCTGGAATATTACACGCATTTTACATTAATTCACCTGCCCGATATTATTAAAGCTTTTTAGCTTCATTCCAATAAACGTCGAGTTCTTCAAGGGACAATTCATTAATAGTATTCCCAGATTTTTTTACAGCATTTTCTAAATAGCTAAAACGCTTAATAAACTTTTTGTTAGTTCGCTCTAGAGCATCTTCTGCATTTAGACCTAAATGCTTGCCATAATTCACGAGAGAAAAAAGTACATCTCCATATTCTGCCTCCATAGCATCTTTATTGCCTCTAAGGACTTCCTCTTCTAACTCCTGAAGTTCTTCTTCTAGCTTTTCTTTGACCTGTTCTGGTCGTTCCCAATCAAACCCCACTCCAGCGACTTTATCCTGTATGCGTTTACTTTTCACTAAAGCTGGTAAAGAGGCTGGAACGCCATCAAGAACACCCTTTTTACCCTTACCTTCCTTTAGTTTTATGGCTTCCCAGTTTGCTTTAACATCTTCCTCGTTAGCGACTTCTACATCGCCATAAATATGTGGATGACGATGAATCAATTTTTCACAGATACCATGAGCCACGCTCGCCATGTCAAAGTCTCCCGTTTCTGATCCTATTTTGGAATAGAAAACTATGTGTAATAGCAAATCACCCAGCTCATTGGCAATTTC
This genomic interval from Nonlabens spongiae contains the following:
- a CDS encoding YqaE/Pmp3 family membrane protein, whose amino-acid sequence is MGLITILLNIFLPPLSVALNKGIGMDLLINILLTILGVIPGIIHAFYVTSR
- a CDS encoding YqaE/Pmp3 family membrane protein — encoded protein: MKRITIILNILAPPLSIARKKGITSDVGVNILLTLLFIVPGILHAFYINSPARYY
- the mazG gene encoding nucleoside triphosphate pyrophosphohydrolase, yielding MSAREEQLAAFNRLLDIMDELREKCPWDRKQTLESLRHLTIEETYELGDAILEGDKKEIANELGDLLLHIVFYSKIGSETGDFDMASVAHGICEKLIHRHPHIYGDVEVANEEDVKANWEAIKLKEGKGKKGVLDGVPASLPALVKSKRIQDKVAGVGFDWERPEQVKEKLEEELQELEEEVLRGNKDAMEAEYGDVLFSLVNYGKHLGLNAEDALERTNKKFIKRFSYLENAVKKSGNTINELSLEELDVYWNEAKKL